AGAGGAAGACACGCAACAATTCTCGGCGCGTCAAGTTTAACATTGAAGGAAGCCGGGGACGACTTCGCATCGAAGCACGCACCGTCGACAATCTCCAGTTGGCGGCGCAGCATCCCAGACGAGGCGATACGGGATTGCGGACACCTGAAGGGCCTACTGTCCGCTAAACGAGCGGAAGAGGCGAAACCCCGAATCCTCATAGGCCAGGATAACTGGCATCTCCTCCTCGCCACGAAAACACGGTCAGGTAGGAGACATCAACCGGTCGCATCACTCACGCCGCTCGGTTGGGTGATACATGGAAGCCGGACTCGGACTCTGGGACACAGAGTGAATTTCGTCGGTCAAACCACGACCGACGAACGCACAGAGGAACTTTGCgagattttataacatccgacaacctgtttatagaccccgcaggcccaagaacgaccccggcgagaggcgctcaagatactgaacgaacatacggagagatcgccggagggaagatatcagacggccctgttgtggaaatcggacagcgtggaattgccgaataactatgaaaacacgctgaaaaggctgcacaacatagaaaacaagttgGACAAGAATCCCGACCTTAAAGAAAGGTATGAAGAGCAAATGGAGGCCCTAGTCAAGAAGGGCTACGCGGAAATAGCGCCGCGCACGTCCCACGCTACAAGGACGTGGTACTTGCCGCATTTCGCAGTCGTAAACGCTCTAAAGCCCGACAAATTGCGAGTTGTACACGACGCAGCAGCCAAAACAAAAGGTACGACTTTGAATGAGAATCTATTAACAGGGCCGGATTTGTTACAGCCTCTTCCTGCAGTGTTATTAAGATTCCGGGAACATCCCGTCGCTGTAACAGCGGACATCACGGAGATGTTCATGCAGGTGGGACTACGCGAGGAAGATCGCGACGCACTGCGCTACCTCTGGCGGGGAAACCGCCGAGATAGCCGGCCGCCAGAGGTGTACCGAATGAAGGTATTAATCTTTGGCGCATCGTGCTCTCCTGCGACGGCGATATACGTCATGAATCGCAACGCGGAGACACCGACACACGCATCCTGAGGCTGTCGAGGCGATCAAGAAGAAACACTACATGGACGACTACCTCGACAGCTATGAAGATGAACACAGGGCGATAACAATCGCTACTCAGGTGCGTAACATACACAGAGAAGCTCACTTTGAATTAAGGAAGTGGACGAGTAACTCGCCCGCGGTGTTGAAGGCGCTCGGCGAATCGCCCAATGCAACCGAAGCGGTGGAAATAGAAAGGACTGAACGAGTCCTAGGCCTTATTTGGAGGCCGCAAGAAGACAGGTTGGCGTTCAACCTAGACTTGGCCCGCATACCGTCGAACCTACTGAGGCGAGAAGCACCCACGAAGAGAGaagcattgaaaatagtaatgtcgTTGTTTGATCCCTAGGGTTGGTGTCGCCGATAACTGTGCGGGCTAAACAGCTATTACAGGAGGTGTGGCGACGCGGCACCGATTGGGACGACCCGATCGACGACGAACTGTCCGCCGCCTGGGTGAACTGGCTCACCCATTTGAAGCAACTCAGCGGCGTAACAGTGCCGCGCTGCTATCCCGGCTACTCCCGAGCGAGAAAACTCCAACTCCACGTGTTCACCGACGCCAGCGAGTCAGCCTACGCGACCGCGCTCTACTGGCGCGCCGAGGACGACGACGGACGAGTCACAGTCACGTTACTGGCGGCCAAGGCAAAGGTAGCTCCACTCAAATTAACCTCCATACCACGGCTTGAACTACAGGCAGCTGTACTCGGCGCACGGATGGCTGCGAGTGTGACACAGGAGCACTCCAGGCAGCCAGAATCCACGACCTACTGGACCGACAGCAAGACAACACTGTGCTGGATCAGAACGGGAGCCAGGTCGTACAAGCCCTACGTAGCGCATCGAATCGCCGCGATAGAAGAAAACACACAGGCGAATCAATGGAGATGGGTGCCTACACGCTACAACGTTGCCGACGACGCTACGCGCGACGTTCCCGACAACTTCACGCGGGAACACAGGTGGTTCAACGGACCAGAGTTCCTCCGCGACCCGCCCGAACTATGGCCTGCGGAGGAAACACAGCTGAGCACCGACACGGGTGAGGAAAGAGTGAACACTATTACAGAGCGTCGGGAGAAACAGTACAAGGAAGTCCTGCCCGACGTGAATCGATTCTCAAATTGGAATCGCTACGTTAGAGCTGCCGCCCGCGTACTACAAGCAGTACAACACTTCAAACGACGCGTCAACACGGTCCATTACAAGAGGACCAAGGCGGCCGCAAGCGAGAATCCGGATTGGAGGCGCAACGAAGCCGCGAAAATGCGGCGAAACGAGTCGTACAAGCACCGGAGGAGCGATTTGTGACGCTCCCAGCCGAGTTGCAAGAAGAGGCCGAGCGCATAATCATAAAGGCGAGTCAGGAGGCCGCCTTCGAGGAAGAA
The sequence above is drawn from the Manduca sexta isolate Smith_Timp_Sample1 unplaced genomic scaffold, JHU_Msex_v1.0 HiC_scaffold_571, whole genome shotgun sequence genome and encodes:
- the LOC119193483 gene encoding uncharacterized protein LOC119193483, which codes for EAGDDFASKHAPSTISSWRRSIPDEAIRDCGHLKGLLSAKRAEEAKPRILIGQDNWHLLLATKTRLHNIENKLDKNPDLKERYEEQMEALVKKGYAEIAPRTSHATRTWYLPHFAVVNALKPDKLRVVHDAAAKTKGTTLNENLLTGPDLLQPLPAVLLRFREHPVAVTADITEMFMQVGLREEDRDALRYLWRGNRRDSRPPEVYRMKAVEAIKKKHYMDDYLDSYEDEHRAITIATQVRNIHREAHFELRKWTSNSPAVLKALGESPNATEAVEIERTERVLGLIWRPQEDRLAFNLDLARLVSPITVRAKQLLQEVWRRGTDWDDPIDDELSAAWVNWLTHLKQLSGVTVPRCYPGYSRARKLQLHVFTDASESAYATALYWRAEDDDGRVTVTLLAAKAKVAPLKLTSIPRLELQAAVLGARMAASVTQEHSRQPESTTYWTDSKTTLCWIRTGARSYKPYVAHRIAAIEENTQANQWRWVPTRYNVADDATRDVPDNFTREHRWFNGPEFLRDPPELWPAEETQLSTDTGEERVNTITERREKQYKEVLPDVNRFSNWNRYVRAAARVLQAVQHFKRRVNTVHYKRTKAAATELQEEAERIIIKASQEAAFEEELRSLEKGKPVSKESRLYALSITFINELICLDSRISAATGVSAATKNPPIVDGEHRATKLWVEHVHTQLHHAGVESVVNYCRQHKWVIRLRPTVKAVVRSCFKCRQRAATPPQPITGDLPPCRLAHHHRPFTYTGLDYFGPLTVTVGRSSQKRYVALFTCLTVRAVHLEVVHSLSTQGAIMALRRMTARRGSPAEIWSDNGTNFHGAEKELRNTLLAGAEQEASRRAIRWRFIPPGAPFMGGAWERLVRSVKTALTTVLHEQRPHEETLSTLLAEVEFTVNSRPLTHVSVNPEDPEALTPNHFLLGCQGPLAAPNFPAEHGYGTHADLRASQQLADAFWTRWLREYLPELRNRREPRSKGPELHIGDVVRIVDGTLPRNTWVRGRICATHPGPDGVTRTVDVATRGGVLRRPVKKIVLLHPAAPERRGSDNEEAAPQSAASTSCTST